The Chryseolinea soli genome contains a region encoding:
- a CDS encoding alpha-ketoacid dehydrogenase subunit alpha/beta: MIFQKKHLSDSTLKGLYQALLRPRLIEEKMLILLRQNRISKWFSGIGQEAIAVGITQALDKDEYILPMHRNLGVFTGREMPFDRLFAQWQGTPMGYTKGRDRSFHFGTNEHHIVGMISHLGPQNGVADGIALASKLKAENKVTVVFNGDGGTSEGDFHEAVNVAAVWDLPVIFVIENNGYGLSTPSQEQFRCESFADKGIGYGIDALSIDGNNILEVYDTVRLLAENMRQQPRPVLLECRTFRMRGHEEASGTKYVPKALMEEWAKKDPVDNYEQYLLKEGIIDQAYVDDLRQIIKREIEEGLAIAFEEKHPAADTEVEMADVYAPFQQAVVEPASEQKSEKRFIDAISDGLRQSMERYDNLVLMGQDIAEYGGVFKITEGFVEKFGKPRVRNTPICESAIAGAGLGLSIKGMKAMVEMQFADFVTEAFNQIVNNLAKAYWRWGQNADVVVRMPTGAGTAAGPFHSQSNEAWFFHTPGLKIVYPSDPYDAKGLLCAAIEDPNPVMYFEHKLLYRSIKDTIPDDYYTVEIGKAKRLLEGTDVSVITYGMGVHWAREIAAELDGVSIDLVDLRTLLPWDKDMVAESVKKTNRVLILHEDTLTGGIGAEISAWINEHCFSSLDAPVKRVASLDTAIPFAPTLEQNFLPKGRLKNALEELLKF; encoded by the coding sequence ATGATCTTTCAGAAAAAGCACCTTAGCGACAGCACCTTAAAAGGTCTTTACCAAGCCCTGCTCCGTCCCCGCCTCATTGAAGAAAAAATGCTGATCCTGCTGCGGCAGAATCGCATCAGCAAATGGTTCAGCGGCATCGGGCAGGAAGCCATCGCCGTGGGCATCACGCAAGCCCTGGACAAGGATGAGTACATTTTGCCCATGCACCGCAACCTGGGTGTTTTTACAGGCCGTGAAATGCCTTTCGACCGGCTGTTTGCCCAATGGCAAGGCACACCCATGGGCTATACCAAAGGCCGCGACCGCTCTTTCCATTTCGGCACGAACGAGCACCACATCGTCGGCATGATCTCACACCTCGGTCCCCAAAACGGTGTAGCCGATGGCATTGCCCTGGCCTCAAAACTGAAAGCAGAAAACAAGGTCACGGTCGTGTTCAACGGCGATGGGGGCACCAGCGAAGGCGACTTCCACGAAGCCGTGAATGTGGCGGCGGTGTGGGACCTTCCCGTGATCTTCGTTATCGAAAACAACGGCTATGGATTGTCCACCCCAAGCCAGGAACAATTCCGCTGCGAGAGCTTTGCCGACAAAGGCATCGGCTATGGCATCGATGCCCTCAGCATCGACGGTAACAATATCCTGGAAGTATACGACACCGTTCGGCTGCTCGCAGAAAACATGCGCCAACAACCCCGCCCGGTGTTGCTGGAGTGCCGGACGTTCCGCATGCGCGGACACGAGGAAGCATCGGGAACGAAATACGTACCCAAAGCCCTCATGGAAGAGTGGGCCAAGAAAGATCCCGTAGACAACTACGAACAATACCTGCTCAAAGAAGGCATCATCGACCAAGCCTATGTGGACGATCTTCGCCAGATCATAAAAAGAGAAATTGAAGAAGGCCTGGCCATTGCTTTCGAGGAAAAACATCCCGCGGCCGACACCGAGGTGGAGATGGCGGATGTGTATGCTCCGTTTCAACAAGCGGTGGTGGAACCGGCATCAGAACAAAAATCAGAGAAGCGATTCATCGACGCCATCAGCGACGGACTGCGACAAAGCATGGAGCGCTACGACAACCTGGTGTTGATGGGTCAGGACATCGCCGAATACGGGGGCGTGTTCAAGATCACCGAAGGATTTGTGGAAAAGTTTGGCAAACCACGGGTGCGCAACACGCCCATTTGCGAATCGGCGATTGCCGGTGCGGGTTTAGGACTGTCCATCAAGGGCATGAAGGCCATGGTGGAAATGCAGTTTGCCGATTTCGTAACAGAAGCCTTTAACCAGATCGTGAACAACCTGGCCAAAGCCTATTGGCGCTGGGGACAGAACGCCGACGTGGTGGTGCGCATGCCCACCGGCGCGGGCACGGCTGCAGGTCCTTTCCATTCGCAAAGCAACGAAGCCTGGTTCTTTCACACGCCCGGTCTCAAGATCGTCTATCCTTCCGATCCTTATGATGCCAAGGGATTGTTGTGTGCTGCCATTGAAGACCCGAACCCGGTGATGTACTTTGAACACAAATTGCTCTACCGCTCCATAAAAGACACCATCCCCGACGATTACTATACCGTGGAGATCGGCAAGGCAAAACGCTTGCTCGAAGGAACGGATGTGTCCGTCATCACCTACGGCATGGGCGTTCATTGGGCACGCGAGATCGCCGCAGAATTAGACGGCGTTTCCATAGACCTCGTCGACCTGCGCACCTTGTTGCCCTGGGACAAAGACATGGTTGCCGAAAGCGTGAAGAAAACCAACCGTGTGCTGATCCTGCATGAGGATACATTGACCGGCGGCATTGGCGCCGAGATCAGCGCCTGGATAAACGAGCATTGCTTTTCGTCGCTGGATGCCCCAGTAAAGCGCGTGGCCTCGCTGGATACCGCCATACCCTTTGCCCCGACCCTGGAACAGAACTTTTTGCCCAAGGGCCGGTTGAAAAACGCCCTTGAAGAGCTGTTGAAATTTTAA
- the ytxJ gene encoding bacillithiol system redox-active protein YtxJ, which yields MKWSELKSPQQVDQILEESKEKAVLIFKHSTRCSVSRMALDRLERNWNESEMGHLKPYFLDLINNRDISNRIADQFEVEHESPQVLIIEKGAAVYDESHMGIDYRAIRDVLKS from the coding sequence ATGAAGTGGAGTGAGCTGAAATCCCCTCAACAGGTAGATCAAATCCTGGAGGAATCCAAAGAAAAGGCCGTGCTGATCTTTAAACACAGCACCCGTTGTTCCGTGAGCCGCATGGCCCTGGATCGCCTGGAGCGCAACTGGAACGAATCGGAGATGGGTCATCTCAAACCCTATTTCCTGGACCTGATCAACAACCGCGATATTTCCAACCGCATTGCCGACCAATTTGAGGTGGAGCATGAATCGCCCCAGGTGCTGATCATCGAAAAAGGCGCGGCCGTCTATGACGAGTCGCACATGGGCATCGACTACCGCGCCATCCGCGACGTGCTTAAAAGTTAA
- a CDS encoding OsmC family protein: MVSMTGYYKGDLRTEVTHLKSGNVVITDAPPDNNGKGEAFSPTDLTCASLNSCMMTLMGILAQRENIDLAGLRSEIVKIMHPSPRRILEVQITFTHDNLVATDVQKEKLRRAALTCPVALSLSENIKQTVTFNF; the protein is encoded by the coding sequence ATGGTTTCCATGACCGGGTATTACAAGGGCGATTTAAGAACAGAAGTCACCCATCTTAAGTCGGGCAATGTGGTGATAACGGACGCGCCCCCCGATAACAACGGCAAAGGAGAGGCTTTTAGCCCTACCGACCTCACCTGCGCCTCCCTGAATAGCTGTATGATGACCCTAATGGGGATTTTGGCCCAACGCGAGAATATCGACCTGGCCGGCCTGCGTTCTGAGATCGTCAAGATCATGCACCCCTCTCCCCGCAGAATTCTGGAGGTCCAGATCACCTTCACCCACGACAACCTCGTGGCCACCGATGTTCAAAAAGAAAAGCTGCGACGCGCCGCGCTCACCTGCCCCGTGGCACTGAGCCTTTCGGAAAACATAAAGCAAACGGTAACATTTAACTTTTAA
- the chrA gene encoding chromate efflux transporter: MVQRVRYYLFLRDVLSLALTTFGGPQAHLAHFHKVLIDKRHYLTEEELMEINSLCQILPGPTSTQTLTAIGFKIGGPNLAYLTLLVWILPAVSLMTAAAMIMSSIEAKNWSLEFTRFIQPIAVGFVSYGAYMISQKTVTTKTGIALMVMAAVASYFLQTPYVFPIILVVSGLITALKYKAQPKELDRKKVIVPWNNFLLWAGVLIFAAVLGAITKALPVRLFENFYRNGSLVFGGGQVLAPLLYTEFVQYAPKPYHPTSHEEFLSGYAIAQSLPGPVFSFSAYIGTLSMRDQGTLGKLLGALASAGGIFLPGTFLIFFTIRFWESLKKYRAVRASLEGITAASAGLVATSAIIMFQPLENTLLNFSTTIITFLLLAFTRIPSPLIILGGLILGFLLRGF, encoded by the coding sequence GTGGTCCAACGCGTCCGATATTACCTTTTTCTGCGCGATGTGCTCAGCCTGGCCCTCACCACATTCGGAGGGCCGCAGGCGCACCTTGCGCATTTTCACAAGGTGCTCATCGACAAACGTCATTACCTCACGGAAGAGGAACTGATGGAGATCAACTCCCTCTGCCAGATCCTGCCCGGTCCAACGTCCACCCAAACGCTGACCGCCATCGGTTTCAAGATCGGCGGACCCAACCTGGCCTACCTCACGTTGCTGGTGTGGATCTTGCCCGCCGTTTCGCTGATGACGGCAGCCGCCATGATCATGTCGAGCATCGAGGCCAAGAACTGGTCGCTGGAGTTCACGCGGTTCATCCAGCCCATAGCCGTAGGGTTTGTGAGCTATGGTGCCTACATGATCAGTCAGAAGACGGTGACCACCAAAACGGGCATTGCCCTCATGGTCATGGCCGCGGTGGCTTCGTATTTTTTACAAACCCCATACGTATTTCCGATCATCCTCGTGGTCTCCGGATTGATCACCGCCTTAAAATATAAAGCACAGCCCAAGGAATTGGATCGAAAAAAAGTAATTGTGCCTTGGAATAACTTTCTGCTCTGGGCAGGCGTGCTCATTTTTGCCGCCGTGTTGGGCGCGATCACGAAGGCATTGCCGGTCCGATTGTTTGAAAATTTTTATCGCAACGGGAGCCTGGTGTTTGGGGGAGGACAGGTGCTGGCACCTTTGCTCTACACCGAGTTCGTTCAGTATGCACCAAAGCCCTACCACCCCACTTCGCACGAAGAATTTCTTTCGGGATACGCCATCGCACAATCCTTACCCGGGCCGGTGTTTTCTTTCAGTGCTTACATCGGCACGCTTTCCATGCGCGACCAGGGCACGCTGGGAAAATTATTAGGGGCGCTAGCTTCGGCGGGGGGCATCTTTTTGCCGGGTACGTTTCTGATCTTTTTCACGATCCGGTTTTGGGAGAGCTTAAAAAAATACAGGGCCGTGCGCGCATCGTTGGAAGGCATTACGGCGGCTAGCGCTGGATTAGTAGCGACGTCGGCAATCATCATGTTTCAGCCGCTGGAGAATACGCTATTGAATTTCTCCACGACCATCATAACGTTCCTGCTACTGGCCTTTACGCGCATTCCTTCCCCGCTGATCATTCTTGGCGGGTTGATCTTGGGCTTTCTGCTGAGGGGATTCTAA
- a CDS encoding isopenicillin N synthase family dioxygenase, with amino-acid sequence MEEILYDEIPSLDLADFYGDDPAKKKKFVADLGAAYHSIGFAAIRHHFLTTEMQDKLYAAIKKYFALPDEVKKRHELTGLAGQRGYTGKGKEHAKGRNTGDLKEFYHVGQELPPAELAKEGYPENIWPAEVPEFEAVSTDVFRALEKTGTYMLRAIALYLNLPEHYFDDKIKHGNSILRPIHYFPIENPDAVPADAVRAAEHGDINLITLLMGASADGLQVLRRDGKWIPITALPDQLVVNVGDMLERLTNKTLKSTIHRVVNPPRQLMNTPRYSIPFFMHPRSEMSLAALPHCVSAAQPKAWPDITAGEFLDQRLREIGLKK; translated from the coding sequence ATGGAAGAAATATTATATGACGAAATTCCATCGCTCGATCTCGCCGATTTTTATGGTGATGATCCCGCGAAGAAGAAAAAATTTGTCGCCGATCTTGGTGCCGCTTACCACAGCATTGGCTTCGCCGCCATTCGACATCATTTCCTAACAACCGAGATGCAGGATAAGTTATATGCAGCGATCAAAAAATATTTTGCCCTGCCCGATGAGGTGAAGAAAAGACACGAGCTCACCGGCCTGGCCGGACAACGCGGCTATACCGGTAAAGGCAAAGAACACGCAAAGGGAAGAAACACCGGCGACTTGAAAGAATTCTATCACGTGGGCCAGGAGTTGCCCCCGGCGGAGCTGGCCAAGGAAGGCTATCCCGAAAACATCTGGCCTGCCGAGGTGCCCGAGTTTGAAGCAGTGTCTACTGATGTGTTCCGCGCACTGGAAAAAACCGGCACCTATATGCTGCGCGCCATCGCGCTCTACCTGAACTTGCCCGAGCATTATTTCGATGACAAGATCAAACACGGCAACAGCATCCTTCGCCCCATTCACTACTTCCCGATCGAAAATCCCGATGCCGTTCCTGCCGACGCCGTACGCGCCGCCGAACACGGCGACATCAACCTCATCACGCTGCTCATGGGCGCCAGCGCCGACGGCCTCCAGGTGTTGCGTCGCGATGGCAAATGGATTCCCATCACAGCCTTGCCCGACCAATTGGTGGTAAACGTAGGCGACATGCTGGAACGTCTCACCAACAAAACCCTGAAGTCCACCATCCACCGCGTGGTGAACCCACCCCGGCAACTCATGAACACCCCACGCTACTCCATCCCGTTCTTTATGCACCCCCGGTCGGAGATGAGCCTGGCGGCGTTACCCCACTGCGTAAGCGCAGCACAACCGAAAGCCTGGCCCGACATCACGGCCGGCGAATTTCTGGATCAACGCCTTCGTGAAATTGGCTTGAAGAAATGA
- a CDS encoding superoxide dismutase yields MNTSRRKFIQNSLKATVVATVSSPVIAKATAAFSTKPSDTNVETKTLTALQFSQVALPYAYNALEPSIDATTMDIHYNKHHTAYIKNVNDAIAADKITFATEKEFFANASKLSPKAKNNGGGAWNHNFFWQVMGPPGGAGPTGKIGDAINGAFGSFDKFKEQFTQAAMGRFGSGWAWLVSDGGKLKIGSSPNQDNPLMDSSELKGTPILGLDVWEHAYYLKYQNKRNDYVAAWYNVINWDEVAKRLG; encoded by the coding sequence ATGAACACCTCACGCAGAAAGTTTATTCAGAATTCACTGAAGGCAACGGTAGTGGCCACAGTGAGTTCACCGGTCATTGCCAAGGCCACAGCCGCCTTTTCTACCAAACCTTCAGATACGAACGTTGAAACAAAAACTTTAACTGCCCTGCAATTTTCGCAGGTGGCGTTGCCCTATGCCTACAATGCGCTCGAGCCCAGCATCGACGCCACCACCATGGACATTCATTACAACAAGCATCATACCGCCTACATCAAGAACGTGAATGATGCCATTGCTGCCGATAAGATCACCTTTGCAACGGAGAAGGAATTCTTCGCCAACGCCTCCAAACTGTCGCCCAAAGCTAAGAACAACGGCGGTGGTGCCTGGAATCACAACTTCTTCTGGCAAGTGATGGGCCCTCCCGGTGGTGCCGGACCCACCGGAAAGATCGGCGATGCCATCAACGGCGCGTTCGGTTCGTTCGATAAATTCAAAGAACAATTCACCCAGGCCGCCATGGGCCGCTTTGGCTCCGGATGGGCCTGGCTGGTCAGCGATGGCGGCAAACTCAAGATCGGCTCCAGCCCAAACCAGGATAATCCCCTGATGGACAGCAGCGAATTGAAAGGCACGCCGATCCTGGGACTCGACGTGTGGGAACATGCCTACTATCTCAAATACCAAAACAAACGCAATGACTACGTGGCTGCCTGGTATAACGTAATAAACTGGGACGAAGTGGCCAAACGGTTAGGATAG
- the recO gene encoding DNA repair protein RecO has product MLHKTRGIVFRFTKYGETSIIVNIFTELFGLQSYIVNGVRSKSSKNKIALYQPLTLLDMVVYHRENANINRIKEVKCFYPYQTIPVDIKKSALAIFINEVLNKTVKDESHAQDLCAFLMESLQALDRMTEKAENFHLMFLLKLSRLLGFGAYNLIEVLGPRASDEETERLLDQLIHADYNTFIPLTNTQRRAILELLLKFYADHIDTFGEMRSVQVLRDVMG; this is encoded by the coding sequence ATGCTGCATAAGACCAGGGGCATCGTTTTCAGGTTTACGAAGTATGGCGAGACGTCCATCATTGTCAACATCTTCACGGAACTTTTCGGTTTGCAGAGCTACATCGTGAACGGTGTGCGGAGTAAATCTTCAAAGAATAAGATCGCGTTGTATCAACCGCTCACGTTGCTGGACATGGTGGTCTACCATCGGGAGAATGCCAACATCAACCGGATCAAAGAGGTGAAGTGCTTCTATCCCTATCAAACCATCCCGGTAGACATCAAGAAATCGGCCCTGGCCATTTTTATAAACGAAGTTTTGAATAAGACCGTGAAGGACGAGAGTCACGCGCAAGATTTGTGTGCCTTCCTCATGGAATCCTTGCAGGCTCTGGACCGGATGACGGAAAAAGCAGAGAATTTTCACCTCATGTTCCTCCTCAAGCTGAGCCGGCTTCTCGGATTTGGCGCGTATAACCTGATTGAAGTTTTGGGCCCACGAGCATCCGACGAAGAAACGGAACGGCTATTGGACCAACTTATTCATGCCGACTACAACACCTTTATCCCCCTGACCAATACACAGCGGCGGGCGATCCTTGAACTGTTGCTAAAATTTTATGCCGATCATATTGACACCTTTGGGGAGATGCGGTCGGTACAAGTATTGCGCGATGTGATGGGCTAA
- a CDS encoding two-component regulator propeller domain-containing protein: MPRLLCRIVTALFLSFTLLPHPGAAQGDIPLGNWRMHISYNQINSIALGNQKVYAAARNGVMVFDRADNSITTYSKLDGLKGQAITSIAYDATSQTLLIAYENGILDIVDNQLVITSLDPTKNSSLAGSKKINNITLRNNVAYLAADYGVVLFDVRNKQVKETWRDLGATGETLKILQSAFTTDSVFLATEKGVIAGNLDDNLLDFNNWKRFDTGEFNASIQSVASVNEKVYAAINASGIFEYGSGSWTKETFLQGATFQSLNAAESTLIIAQDDKVWTLSASNALSLVADKLITHPAMALLDAGKLWIGDALNGLVTNANGPFTRYVPNSPANATAVRLTSQNQVLYAAAGGHTADFKGQGNPGILDMFQQGSWSLETTALQDLTDVAYSATRQYVSSFGWGVQQRDEQGTVTLYDETNSPLVNSTPPDRHVNITSLAVSEDGLWVANYGAAKPLHLLKSDNTWQSFSFTYSAARFPTKLATDLYGNVWVVPNPDSGGGLVAFNKTKSVYLTNIASAGGLPSKAVRSIAIDRDGLVWVGTDQGVAYFIDPYGVYDGAVDAIKPIFDDRFLLKDDKVTAIAVDGGNRKWMGTERGVWLFGPDGQSQVYNFTTANSPLLSNVIRDIAIDGKSGEVFFATDEGIVSFRADATESTSTFQTVKIFPNPVSAEFAGTVGITGLATDAIVKITDITGKLIWQTQANGGTASWNALDYTGKRPSTGIYLVFSATPDGAESVVGKIAFVD; this comes from the coding sequence ATGCCCCGTCTTCTTTGCCGGATCGTTACAGCTTTATTTTTAAGCTTCACTTTACTCCCTCACCCGGGTGCTGCCCAAGGCGACATCCCGTTGGGCAACTGGCGGATGCACATCTCCTATAACCAGATCAACAGCATCGCGCTAGGCAATCAAAAAGTGTACGCGGCAGCACGCAACGGTGTGATGGTATTTGACCGGGCCGACAACAGCATCACGACCTATTCAAAACTCGATGGTCTGAAAGGGCAAGCCATCACTTCCATTGCCTACGACGCCACTTCACAGACACTGCTCATCGCCTACGAGAATGGCATCCTGGATATTGTCGATAACCAACTGGTGATCACCAGTCTCGACCCCACAAAAAATTCCTCTCTTGCCGGTTCAAAGAAAATTAACAACATCACCCTTCGCAACAACGTCGCCTATCTCGCCGCAGACTATGGTGTGGTGCTCTTCGATGTCCGGAACAAACAGGTAAAAGAAACCTGGCGCGACTTGGGTGCCACTGGCGAAACACTGAAGATCCTGCAAAGCGCCTTCACAACCGACAGCGTTTTCCTGGCCACCGAAAAGGGCGTGATCGCCGGCAACCTCGACGACAACTTGCTGGATTTTAACAACTGGAAAAGATTTGACACCGGCGAATTCAATGCGTCTATCCAATCCGTTGCGTCGGTAAACGAAAAAGTTTACGCCGCCATCAACGCTTCGGGCATTTTTGAATACGGCAGTGGAAGCTGGACCAAAGAAACATTTTTGCAAGGCGCCACATTCCAATCCCTCAACGCGGCCGAATCGACGCTCATCATTGCGCAAGATGATAAGGTCTGGACGCTTTCCGCCTCCAATGCATTGTCGCTGGTGGCCGACAAGCTCATCACGCATCCCGCTATGGCCTTGCTGGACGCCGGCAAATTGTGGATCGGCGACGCCCTCAACGGCCTGGTCACGAACGCAAATGGCCCTTTCACCCGCTATGTACCCAACAGTCCCGCCAATGCCACAGCGGTCCGCCTGACGTCTCAAAATCAAGTGTTGTATGCCGCAGCCGGCGGACACACCGCTGATTTCAAAGGACAAGGCAACCCGGGCATACTCGATATGTTTCAACAAGGGTCCTGGTCGCTGGAGACCACGGCGTTGCAGGATCTCACCGATGTTGCTTACTCCGCGACGAGGCAATACGTATCATCTTTTGGATGGGGTGTGCAACAACGCGATGAACAAGGCACAGTAACGCTTTACGACGAGACCAATAGTCCGCTCGTTAATTCGACGCCACCGGATCGTCATGTGAACATCACCAGCCTGGCCGTTTCCGAAGACGGGTTGTGGGTTGCCAACTATGGCGCCGCAAAGCCGTTGCATTTGTTGAAGAGCGACAACACCTGGCAATCTTTTTCCTTTACGTATTCGGCGGCGCGCTTTCCAACAAAGTTGGCCACGGATCTTTATGGCAATGTCTGGGTCGTGCCCAACCCCGATTCCGGTGGTGGCCTGGTGGCGTTCAACAAAACCAAGTCGGTCTACCTCACCAACATTGCGAGCGCGGGCGGGTTACCCAGCAAGGCCGTGCGCTCCATCGCCATCGACCGCGACGGGCTGGTTTGGGTTGGAACTGACCAGGGCGTGGCGTACTTCATCGATCCTTATGGCGTCTATGACGGAGCGGTGGATGCCATCAAGCCGATTTTCGATGACCGCTTTCTGCTGAAGGACGATAAAGTAACGGCGATCGCCGTAGACGGAGGCAACCGGAAATGGATGGGCACCGAACGCGGGGTCTGGTTGTTCGGCCCGGATGGACAAAGTCAAGTCTATAATTTCACCACGGCAAACAGTCCCCTGCTCTCCAACGTGATCCGTGATATCGCGATCGATGGAAAAAGTGGGGAAGTTTTCTTTGCTACCGACGAAGGCATAGTGTCTTTTCGCGCCGATGCCACGGAAAGCACATCGACCTTTCAAACCGTGAAGATCTTTCCCAATCCCGTCTCCGCCGAGTTCGCCGGCACGGTGGGCATCACGGGGCTGGCGACGGACGCGATCGTGAAGATCACCGACATCACCGGCAAATTGATCTGGCAAACCCAGGCCAACGGCGGCACGGCCTCATGGAATGCCCTTGACTATACCGGGAAACGTCCGTCGACGGGGATCTATCTCGTGTTCAGTGCAACACCCGACGGAGCGGAAAGTGTTGTGGGCAAGATTGCCTTTGTTGATTAA
- a CDS encoding thymidine kinase, translating into MFIEPHLGGKSRREQAGWIEVIAGCMFSGKTEELIRRLNRAIIAKQYVEIFKPVIDRRYHQEQVVSHNETAIRCTPVNFANDILLLAGTCDVVGIDEAQFFDDAIVDVCNTLANQGKRVIVAGLDMDYEGKPFGSMPQLLAVAEFVTKVHAICAQTGELASFSFRLSDNDAQVMLGEKGEYEARSRTAFLQGMKERKK; encoded by the coding sequence ATGTTTATCGAACCCCATCTTGGCGGAAAATCCAGGCGCGAACAGGCGGGCTGGATCGAAGTGATCGCCGGCTGTATGTTTTCCGGTAAGACCGAGGAGCTGATCCGCCGGCTCAACCGGGCCATCATTGCCAAACAATATGTGGAGATCTTCAAGCCCGTGATCGACCGGCGCTATCACCAGGAGCAGGTGGTGTCGCACAACGAAACCGCCATTCGCTGCACACCCGTCAATTTCGCCAACGACATTTTGCTGCTGGCCGGCACCTGCGATGTGGTGGGCATTGACGAGGCCCAGTTCTTTGACGATGCTATCGTAGACGTATGCAATACGCTGGCCAACCAGGGCAAGCGCGTGATCGTGGCGGGACTGGACATGGATTATGAAGGAAAACCTTTTGGCTCGATGCCGCAATTGCTGGCCGTGGCCGAGTTTGTCACAAAAGTTCACGCCATCTGTGCACAAACCGGCGAACTGGCGTCGTTCTCTTTCCGGTTGAGCGACAACGATGCGCAGGTGATGCTGGGCGAAAAAGGAGAATATGAGGCGCGCAGCCGGACCGCCTTCCTGCAAGGCATGAAAGAAAGAAAGAAATGA
- a CDS encoding 2Fe-2S iron-sulfur cluster-binding protein, whose amino-acid sequence MDNSAMCTFGPSGSTLVFAVEFSLFQSTENAMTKLTIENLFHRELEVHDLSKSLLHHLHSHGVDWMHSCGAKGRCTTCKAIVVSGLQHLNAPTAPELRYRQEGLLRENERLACQATLQDDVCIRVPESGKLPHVQYSP is encoded by the coding sequence ATGGATAATTCAGCAATGTGCACGTTCGGACCCTCCGGATCAACCCTGGTTTTTGCCGTTGAATTTTCCCTATTTCAATCTACCGAAAACGCCATGACCAAGCTCACGATCGAAAATCTTTTTCACCGCGAATTGGAGGTCCACGATCTCTCCAAAAGCCTGTTGCACCACCTGCACAGCCACGGGGTTGACTGGATGCACTCCTGCGGTGCCAAAGGCCGCTGCACCACCTGCAAAGCCATTGTCGTGAGCGGTCTGCAGCATCTTAACGCGCCCACGGCCCCGGAATTGCGATATCGCCAGGAGGGCCTGTTGCGGGAAAATGAACGGCTGGCGTGCCAGGCCACGCTACAGGATGATGTTTGCATCCGGGTGCCGGAATCGGGCAAGCTGCCCCACGTTCAGTACTCACCCTAA